The Glycine max cultivar Williams 82 chromosome 12, Glycine_max_v4.0, whole genome shotgun sequence genome window below encodes:
- the LOC100811456 gene encoding coumaroyl-CoA:anthocyanidin 3-O-glucoside-6''-O-coumaroyltransferase 2: protein MLASTDKFLSYSSEIPSKKMVVLREHKLVGKIQVVPAVRTITTLPLTFLDLPLAGPIYVRRQFFYQFPHSTLHFSETTLPSLKTSLSKTLQHFFPLAGNLICPPPPHKPFIRCTDDDSVTLTIIESQADFKNLSSNHPKSLKDLDHLVPKLTCTYTHDDTFIFPLVALQATVFPNHGLCIAITYCHVMDDNCCSHFMKSWSSICRSGGVDLTLVEKSTPCFDREVLKDPKGLEAIFLRDYFEERSSWKVGKTSEISNENTEDYVKATIVFGREDIEGLRRWVLNQWKKSEEFNTPQYMSKFVVACAFVWASLDKTRCINDEEENVKEKYFGFTADCRDRLGYPIPETYFGNCLTLCYAMLKRNDLKGENGFVNAAKVIERAVADMKIEPLKDVEHWRESFMKMYVLESTLMVTGSPKFTVYETDFGFGRPTKVEMVHLFKCISLAESGDEEGGLEVGLVCRSTEFEDLFSVIEQGLKASKS, encoded by the coding sequence ATGCTAGCTTCAACAGATAAGTTCCTTTCATATTCTTCAGAAATTCCATCCAAGAAAATGGTGGTTCTTAGAGAACACAAGCTTGTTGGAAAAATTCAGGTTGTTCCAGCAGTGAGAACAATCACCACTCTTCCCCTCACATTCCTTGATTTGCCTTTGGCAGGTCCTATTTATGTGAGACGCCAATTCTTCTATCAGTTCCCCCATTCCACACTCCATTTCTCTGAAACCACCCTTCCTTCTCTCAAAACCTCTCTCTCTAAAACCCTTCAACACTTCTTCCCTCTCGCTGGAAACCTCATTTGTCCTCCACCACCCCACAAACCCTTCATTCGCTGCACCGATGATGACTCTGTCACCTTAACCATCATCGAGTCCCAAGCAGATTTCAAAAATCTATCATCAAACCACCCCAAAAGCCTCAAAGACTTGGATCACTTGGTTCCCAAGTTAACATGCACATATACACACGATGACACGTTCATTTTCCCTTTGGTGGCATTGCAAGCCACGGTTTTCCCCAACCATGGCCTTTGCATCGCAATCACGTATTGCCACGTGATGGATGATAACTGTTGCAGCCATTTCATGAAGTCTTGGTCTTCCATTTGTCGAAGTGGTGGAGTTGACTTGACTCTTGTGGAGAAGTCAACGCCTTGCTTTGATAGGGAAGTGTTGAAGGACCCCAAAGGACTCGAAGCTATCTTCTTAAGAGATTATTTTGAAGAGAGGTCAAGTTGGAAGGTTGGTAAAACTTCTGAGATTTCCAATGAAAATACTGAAGATTATGTCAAAGCAACGATTGTTTTTGGAAGAGAAGACATTGAGGGGCTAAGAAGATGGGTGCTGAATCAGTGGAAGAAGAGTGAGGAATTCAACACGCCACAATATATGTCAAAATTTGTGGTGGCATGCGCTTTTGTGTGGGCTAGTTTGGATAAAACAAGATGCAtaaatgatgaagaagaaaatgtgAAAGAGAAGTATTTTGGTTTCACTGCTGATTGCAGGGATCGCCTTGGGTATCCTATACCAGAAACATACTTTGGAAACTGCTTAACTCTATGTTATGCAATGCTTAAGAGAAATGACCTAAAGGGAGAGAATGGTTTTGTAAATGCGGCCAAGGTCATTGAAAGAGCTGTGGCTGATATGAAAATTGAACCCTTGAAAGATGTAGAACACTGGAGGGAGTCGTTTATGAAGATGTACGTGTTGGAAAGTACCTTGATGGTTACAGGGTCACCCAAGTTCACTGTTTATGAGACTGATTTTGGATTTGGAAGGCCTACCAAAGTGGAAATGGTACATCTCTTCAAGTGTATTTCTCTAGCTGAAAGTGGAGATGAGGAAGGAGGACTTGAGGTTGGTTTGGTGTGTAGAAGTACAGAGTTT
- the LOC100811986 gene encoding coumaroyl-CoA:anthocyanidin 3-O-glucoside-6''-O-coumaroyltransferase 2 has protein sequence MAVPRAHKLVEKSEVAPATTRTTSSLPLSFLDLPLAGPIYVRRQFFYHFAHPTHHFCQTTLPTLKHSLSLTLSHFFPLAGNLLCPSPPHKPFIRNTNDDTVTLTVIESEADFKLLSSNHPKSLKELDHLVPELSFSFSTMHDDTFIFPIMALQATVFPNHGLCIAITYCHAIDGKSCSHFMKSWSSICRSGGVDFTLLEKSPPCFDREVLKDPRGLEAIFLRQYFEERTTWKGKLGGRKDDSDEDFVKATIVFGKDDTEGLKRWALTQWKKNNEFNSPQNLSKFVVTCAFVWASLVKTRCRNYDDEEEDVKEEYFRFAADCRDRLGYPIPETYFGNCLTLCYAILKRKDLKGESGFVNAAKVIEKSVSDMKIDPFKDAEHWRELFLKMFVLGSALLVTGSPKLTVYETDFGFGRPTKVEMVHPFNCMSLAESEDEEGGLEVGLVCRSTEFEDLNSVIQQGLKTSKS, from the coding sequence ATGGCAGTGCCAAGAGCGCACAAGCTTGTTGAGAAATCTGAGGTTGCTCCAGCAACAACGAGAACAACCTCGTCTCTTCCCCTCTCATTCCTTGACTTGCCTCTAGCAGGTCCTATTTATGTGAGACGCCAATTCTTCTATCACTTTGCACACCCCACACACCATTTCTGTCAAACCACACTCCCCACTCTCAAACACtcactctctctcactctctctcacTTTTTTCCTCTCGCTGGCAACCTCCTCTGTCCTTCACCACCCCACAAACCCTTCATTCGCAACACCAATGATGACACTGTCACCTTAACAGTCATTGAATCCGAAGCTGATTTCAAGCTCCTCTCATCCAACCACCCCAAGAGTCTcaaagaattagatcacttGGTTCCAGAGTTGAGTTTCTCATTCTCAACCATGCATGATGACACGTTCATTTTCCCTATAATGGCATTGCAAGCCACGGTTTTCCCAAACCATGGCCTTTGCATCGCCATCACGTACTGTCATGCGATTGATGGTAAAAGTTGCAGTCATTTCATGAAGTCTTGGTCTTCCATTTGTCGAAGTGGTGGAGTTGACTTTACTCTTTTGGAAAAGTCACCACCTTGCTTTGATAGGGAAGTGTTGAAGGACCCCAGAGGACTCGAGGCCATTTTCTTAAGACAGTATTTTGAAGAGAGAACAACTTGGAAGGGCAAACTCGGTGGAAGAAAAGATGATAGCGATGAAGACTTTGTTAAGGCAACTATTGTTTTTGGAAAAGATGATACTGAGGGCTTAAAAAGATGGGCACTGACTCAATGGAAGAAAAACAACGAGTTCAACTCGCCCCAAAATCTGTCAAAGTTTGTGGTGACGTGTGCTTTTGTGTGGGCTAGTTTGGTTAAAACAAGATGCAGAAActatgatgatgaagaagaagatgtcAAAGAGGAGTACTTTCGTTTCGCTGCTGATTGCAGAGATCGCCTTGGGTACCCTATACCAGAAACTTACTTTGGAAACTGCTTAACGCTATGTTATGCAATACTTAAGAGAAAAGACCTCAAGGGAGAAAGTGGTTTTGTGAATGCGGCCAAGGTAATTGAAAAGTCAGTGAGTGATATGAAAATTGATCCTTTTAAAGATGCGGAACATTGGAGGGAGTTGTTTTTGAAGATGTTTGTGTTGGGAAGTGCACTGCTGGTTACAGGGTCACCCAAGCTCACTGTTTATGAGACTGATTTTGGATTTGGAAGGCCTACCAAAGTGGAAATGGTACATCCCTTCAATTGTATGTCTCTGGCTGAAAGTGAAGATGAGGAAGGAGGACTCGAGGTTGGCTTGGTGTGTAGAAGTACAGAGTTTGAAGATTTAAATTCTGTCATTCAACAAGGACTTAAAACTTCAAAATCCTAA